A stretch of Capricornis sumatraensis isolate serow.1 chromosome 10, serow.2, whole genome shotgun sequence DNA encodes these proteins:
- the TMEM273 gene encoding transmembrane protein 273: protein LLLNVGAAQVLATGKPARAETDIKYAIIGTAVGIAISAGFLALKFCMVRKHMFDDDCSDLRSANAGFSETMALKKRTARLNLNFSERNAHVIEL, encoded by the exons ATGTTGGGGCCGCTCAAGTGTTAGCAACAGGCAAGCCTGCTAGAGCTGAAACTG atATCAAATATGCCATCATCGGGACTGCTGTGGGCATCGCCATATCGGCCGGCTTCCTGGCCCTGAAGTTCTGCATGGTCAGGAAGCACATGTTTGATGACGATTGCTCTGACCTGAGAAGCGCAAATGCGGGCTTCAGCG AGACCATGGCACTAAAGAAGAGAACTGCAAG GTTAAACCTCAATTTCTCCGAAAG aaatgcACATGTGATTGAGCTCTGA